The following are encoded together in the Mesoterricola sediminis genome:
- a CDS encoding rhodanese-like domain-containing protein, producing the protein MNPPVLIRRAAWLLAVAGLLAAVSNALAGPGRRLAWTGRVPVPAPAAPAGPTAAAPAADPAPAPIPAPRPAAPKASPEPGPRPFPPDPGAPVRDLTSGEAWEAYRAGIPFLDARRSADYAAGHVAGAWCIPVWEDGAAEAITRFEAQAAPDPKAPLVLYCSGGGCEDSHLLARRLLELGYRNLLVYGGGWPDWTAQGRPTARGGSR; encoded by the coding sequence GTGAACCCGCCCGTACTGATCCGTCGCGCCGCGTGGCTCCTGGCCGTGGCCGGGCTGCTGGCGGCGGTGTCCAACGCCCTGGCCGGACCCGGTCGGCGCCTGGCCTGGACGGGCCGGGTCCCCGTCCCGGCCCCGGCCGCCCCCGCCGGGCCCACGGCCGCGGCCCCGGCCGCCGACCCCGCGCCGGCCCCGATCCCGGCGCCGCGCCCCGCGGCGCCGAAGGCCTCGCCTGAACCCGGGCCCCGGCCCTTCCCGCCGGACCCCGGCGCGCCGGTGCGGGACCTCACCTCCGGCGAAGCCTGGGAGGCCTACCGGGCGGGCATTCCCTTCCTGGACGCCCGGCGCAGCGCGGACTACGCCGCCGGTCACGTGGCCGGGGCCTGGTGCATCCCCGTCTGGGAGGACGGCGCGGCCGAGGCCATCACCCGCTTCGAGGCCCAGGCGGCCCCGGACCCGAAGGCCCCCCTGGTGCTCTACTGCTCCGGCGGCGGCTGCGAGGACTCCCATCTGCTGGCCCGGCGCCTCCTGGAACTGGGCTACCGGAACCTGCTGGTCTACGGGGGCGGCTGGCCCGACTGGACCGCCCAGGGCCGGCCCACGGCCCGGGGAGGCTCCCGGTGA
- a CDS encoding MauE/DoxX family redox-associated membrane protein → MSLRRALAHPWLQVRAQIALGAVFVAAALPKIADPPGFAKLIWNYALFPAWAVHPAALVVPWLELACGAALCLGVWVRAAAGWIAALLAAFILALSVNLARHRPVDCGCFSTGERARSEAERISDMRWDILRDLGLLLLALHALGTRPRNPAA, encoded by the coding sequence GTGAGCCTCCGCCGCGCCCTCGCCCATCCCTGGCTCCAGGTCCGGGCGCAGATCGCCCTGGGGGCGGTCTTCGTGGCGGCGGCCCTGCCGAAGATCGCCGATCCCCCCGGCTTCGCGAAGCTGATCTGGAACTACGCCCTCTTCCCGGCCTGGGCCGTCCACCCCGCGGCCCTCGTGGTGCCCTGGCTGGAACTGGCCTGCGGGGCCGCGCTCTGCCTCGGCGTCTGGGTCCGGGCCGCGGCGGGGTGGATCGCCGCCCTCCTCGCGGCCTTCATCCTGGCCCTGTCGGTGAACCTGGCCCGGCACCGCCCCGTGGACTGCGGGTGCTTCTCCACCGGGGAACGCGCCCGGAGCGAGGCCGAGCGGATCTCCGACATGCGCTGGGACATCCTGCGCGACCTGGGCCTCCTCCTCCTCGCCCTCCACGCGCTCGGGACCCGTCCTCGCAATCCCGCCGCGTGA